In Arvicola amphibius chromosome 1, mArvAmp1.2, whole genome shotgun sequence, one DNA window encodes the following:
- the B3gat3 gene encoding galactosylgalactosylxylosylprotein 3-beta-glucuronosyltransferase 3 has translation MKLKLKNVFLAYFLVSIAGLLYALVQLGQPCDCLSPLRAAAEQLRQKDLRISQLQADLRRPPPVPAQPPEPEALPTIYVITPTYARLVQKAELVRLSQTLSLVPRVHWVLVEDAESPTPLVSGLLAASGLLFTHLAVLTPKAQRLREGEPGWVRPRGVEQRNKALDWLRGRGVAVGGEKDPPPPGTQGVVYFADDDNTYSRELFKEMRWTRGVSVWPVGLVGGLRFEGPQVQDGRVVGFHTAWEPTRPFPLDMAGFAVALPLLLAKPNAQFDATAPRGYLESSLLSHLVDPKDLEPRAANCTQVLVWHTRTEKPKMKQEEQLQRQGQGSDPAIEV, from the exons ATGAAGCTGAAGCTGAAGAACGTGTTTCTTGCCTACTTCCTGGTGTCGATCGCCGGCCTCCTCTACGCGCTGGTGCAGCTCG GCCAGCCATGTGACTGCCTCTCTCCACTGCGAGCGGCCGCTGAGCAGCTTCGACAGAAGGACCTGAGGATTTCCCAGTTGCAAGCTGATCTCCGCCGCCCACCCCCTGTCCCAGCCCAGCCCCCTGAACCTGAGGCTCTACCTACTATTTATGTCATTACCCCCACCTATGCCAG GCTGGTACAGAAGGCAGAGCTGGTTCGGCTGTCACAGACCCTGAGCCTGGTGCCCCGTGTACATTGGGTGCTGGTGGAAGATGCTGAGAGCCCTACCCCGCTGGTCTCGGGGCTGCTGGCTGCCTCTGGTCTCCTCTTCACACACCTGGCTGTCCTAACCCCCAAGGCTCAACGACTTAGGGAAGGTGAGCCAGGATGGGTTCGGCCCCGAGGAGTAGAACAGCGCAACAAGGCCCTGGACTGGCTCCGAGGCAGAGGGGTTGCTGTTGGTGGGGAGAAAGACCCACCACCGCCAGGGACCCAGGGAGTCGTGTATTTTGCTGACGATGACAACACCTACAGCCGGGAGCTCTTTAAGGAG ATGCGTTGGACTCGTGGTGTTTCAGTGTGGCCTGTGGGGCTGGTGGGCGGCCTGAGATTTGAGGGTCCGCAGGTACAGGATGGCCGGGTTGTGGGTTTCCACACAGCATGGGAACCCACCAGGCCCTTTCCCCTGGACATGGCGGGCTTTGCTGTTGCCCTGCCGTTGCTGTTGGCTAAGCCCAATGCCCAGTTTGATGCTACTGCACCCCGGGGCTACCTGGAGAGTAGTCTCCTGAGCCATCTCGTGGATCCCAAGGACCTGGAGCCACGGGCTGCCAACTGTACTCAG GTACTAGTATGGCACACACGGACAGAGAAACCTAAGATGAAGCAGGAGGAGCAGCTGCAGCGGCAGGGCCAGGGCTCAGACCCAGCCATTGAGGTGTGA
- the Rom1 gene encoding rod outer segment membrane protein 1 gives MAPVLPVVLPLQPRIRLAQGLWLLSWLLALAGGLTLLCSGHLLVQLWHLGTFLAPSCPFPALPQTALAAGAMALGTGLGGAGASQASLDAARYPPWRGVLSPLLAAGTAAGGGLLALALGLTLVLPASLHQGLEEGLEAALAHYRDTEVPGHCQAKRLMDELQLRYHCCGRHGYKDWFGVQWVSNRYLDPSDQDVVDRIQSNVEGLYLIDGVPFSCCNPHSPRPCLQSQLSDPYAHPLFDPRQPNLNLWAQGCHEVLLGHLQGLSGTLGSMLAVTFLLQALVLLGLRYLQTALEGLGGVIDGEGETQGYLFPGGLRDTLKTAWLQGGTAHKPAPEEAPPEEEPPKDDLPEAM, from the exons atggCGCCGGTGCTGCCCGTGGTCCTGCCCCTCCAACCCCGTATCCGTCTGGCGCAGGGGCTCTGGCTCCTCTCCTGGTTGCTGGCACTGGCCGGTGGCCTCACCCTCCTCTGTAGCGGGCACCTCCTGGTACAGCTGTGGCACCTTGGCACCTTCCTGGCTCCCTCTTGTCCattccctgccctgccccagaCTGCCCTGGCAGCAGGAGCGATGGCTCTAGGCACAGGACTAGGGGGCGCAGGAGCCAGCCAGGCGAGTCTGGATGCAGCTCGATACCCTCCCTGGCGAGGGGTCTTGAGTCCGTTGCTGGCGGCTGGCACTGCTGCAGGCGGAGGATTGCTGGCCCTTGCCTTGGGGCTAACCCTGGTTTTGCCAGCGAGTCTGCACCAGGGACTGGAGGAAGGCCTGGAGGCTGCCTTGGCTCACTACAGGGACACAGAGGTGCCTGGACACTGTCAGGCCAAACGACTGATGGATGAGTTGCAGTTGAGGTACCACTGCTGCGGACGCCATGGCTACAAGGATTGGTTTGGTGTCCAATGGGTCAGCAACCGTTACCTGGACCCCAGTGACCAAGATGTGGTTGA CCGGATCCAGAGCAATGTGGAAGGTTTATACCTGATTGATGGCGTCCCCTTCTCCTGTTGCAACCCCCACTCACCCCGGCCTTGCCTGCAAAGCCAACTCTCAGACCCCTATGCCCATCCACTCTTCGATCCTCGGCAACCCAACCTAAACCTCTGGGCACAAGGGTGCCATGAGGTACTGCTGGGGCACCTGCAGGGATTGTCAGGCACACTGGGAAGCATGCTGGCTGTCACCTTCCTGCTGCAG GCTCTAGTGCTCCTGGGCTTGCGGTATTTGCAGACAGCGCTGGAGGGGCTTGGAGGAGTCATTGATGGGGAAGGAGAGACCCAGGGCTATCTTTTTCCTGGTGGGCTGAGAGACACACTGAAAACTGCCTGGCTACAGGGAGGGACTGCCCACAAGCCAGCACCTGAGGAGGCCCCACCAGAAGAGGAACCTCCCAAGGATGATCTACCTGAGGCCATGTAa